TAATCAAAGAACTTCAATTAAGACCAGAAGAATTCACCATGATCTGTAAAACAACTCTGGGAATTTCTTAAACTTGTCTCGAAAAATGTGTCTGGACATATCATAAATATACCGTGCAATTAAGCCCTGAATTGGAGGCTGCTATGTGAGATcctatgaagtactacctctctctcagtttacagggcgtgcgcgtatccctaggtcgtcaatttgaccaacctaatacaaatcatatattacaaaaaatataccaacataaacttcGAAATTTCTACTTTCAAAAGATATAATTTTGTTATATAATTTATATCAGGGTGATAAAATTAGCAACCTGGTATACgcgcaggacttgtaaactgaaacgaagGTAGTACACTACACTATTATTAGCAACAGCAAACCCAAAACCCATGGTGCCAAAGAGAAGAACATTGCCCCAAACTACGCTCTTCGCGCCTGAAGGCCGAAACCCACTCAAACGGCAAGGCGAGGCACAGAGAACTCATTGTGCTTGCCGGTGTCGCTCGTCGTCCGCGTCTTGTAGAAGTAATTCTTCAGTTGCTTCCTCATGATCCCCATCTCGACAGGTAGTCATCATTATGCTATTGCTGCACATATCAACACAACTGAGGAAACATCAGAACTGAACAAATCATACTATTGAATAAAAACAAACCCAGTGTTACGAATCATTGAATCCCATCAGCTTGCACAGATTTGTTACCCCAAGTCTACAGGATTGAGATACAAAGATAATAcattattttcagcacatcatgagTTCACGACCCATACCACTTGCTAAAATTCTGTGAAGTGTCAATGAAAAATCATGTGAACTACAGAAGGCTTTCCTGAAATTCTGTTAAGTGTCAATCACAGTCATGTGAACTATACAGAAGgttttgctcatatcataatatgtgcaaagtatactaagtATGATCACCTTGTTCGTTTCAGGGACCATTCCTTGCCCTCATCATTTCGACTATAGATACACATGCTTGTTTCTCCACCTGAAAATCCACTGCCACTCTAAATAGAAAGACTTCGTATACAGAAGTGGTATATTGTTAGAATAAAATATTAGACAGGTATGCAACCCAAATGTATTCAGTAATATGGCTGCCCCAACAATAGGTATATATATCATCCAGACAGAAACTCGCGTCCGCTCCCCCCACCCCGTCGcccccgctcgggcgactcgggcgggatcgcaaaccctagccgccgggggCTCCCTTCCTTCCATCCCTTCCTCCGCCACCGTCGAAGGACGCCGCCGACTTATAGCCCAGGGGCTGACAGCGGTGTCGGGGGCCTTCCCTCTCTCCTACGCCATGGGGCGGTGCGGAGCCCCGCGGCATGGGTGGCACGGCCGATCTGGCCTTGGTGGCGCGGCGGGCCTGccttccggcggcggcgcggcggcagccTCGGCCtagggcggcgatggtggcgggTGCGGCGGCCGGCCCTGCTTcgggcagcagccttggcggcgtTCGGCGGCGACCGGGTCTGTGGCGACAGACCAACTGACCTCGGATCGGCGGTggcggcatggagggcctggtggttgggTCGGCACCATGCGTGTTGTGCCCTCCAAACAGATCTGATCTGGCCGGTGCGGCCTGCTCGATGTGCGGCTGCCCAGATCGGCGGCGATCCGTGCACACGATGCTTGATGGAGGTTCTTCGAGCGGATTCGGGTGAAAACCTCGTGCTCGGCTTGATGCCAAGACCGGTGTTGGCGGCATCCTTTTgtgtcattaccttcttgaaggcatcgccatgaagaagctccagacctctatccgctatcttcgggggaaaccctagatcagtaaaTCGAATGATGGGGGCGCgttggtgtcgtttcctccttgggggcgtcattcttgaagGCGCACACGGGATCGAGGACCAGTGGGCGGcttttttggtggagcggtgcttcatccgacACATTGATGATGatggatctcggcggcgtggtacAGTGAAGACTCGGCGCCTGATGCGcggtgatggactcgcgcaggaggcagTTGTCTGGCGTCattgtggcgtcgatggcagagtggcctgacaaggtagaagcctcaatatatgctctgaagacggacctgtgaaaGATGGCGGCGATGACACATGTGAGTGTGTCAGACCAGTTTATGCCCCAGAcctggtatgtggctcggctggggcatcTGGCTCTTGATGATAGGCTTAGATGAGTGATCCAAATATTTGGCCCaggtagcaccccttcatcatatggataggagtagtggcatatgttgccaagacggcggattcaggcatattgttgtaatactttgtaaggtcctcgagaataattaataaaatgaccgtatgcatctcccaagtgcagaggccgggggtcatcctccttttctaaaaggaAAGGTATATATATCATCCAGGTTATCTTCCATGCTCAGTATATGACTCGAGTCGTATCACAGGAAAAAAATATTTAAGCGCTCAAGCCTTTAGCTTACATATCATCAAGATCACTTCTAATAAACCAGTCAAAACCATTAAACCTCAGCATGCGCATTGCTATTAACAGATAGAAAGAACTTTGTTGAAGCACTTAAAAATGCTTGTGTCTGAATAACCGAAGAACCTGCCTTGGAAAGGGGTCCGTGCCTTTTCATCTCACGTTGCTCTACCTCTATTACCACAAATTGAGAAGCACATGAAACCAAACAAATGAATTTTTTTGAATCTTTAAATCATGAAAGTACACTATATTGGTACTTTCACGactcaaaaataaaaaaaactggaAAGAGTGATATGTCAAATGGACATGTTAATTACCTTCCTAGAATTTTTCTGAAGCTATTGGTGATTTTACCACGGTTGGGTATGGTTTGTATGTTGCTACTCATAGCTCGGAATTCTTTCCCCCGACTCATCGATCCTCCTTAAACCCCATGAATCTAACAACCATAATGTTACTGCTCAATCAGAGTGGCTTCGTCTATGTTAGCTTCAGTAAGCTACAGAAAAAAAATGCAAAATCAATGCTATCATCAACTTAAATTCGTGTTCACATGTATAATAAACATTAAAAGGGCGAACATGTTTGATCAGATCATGGAAAAAACCCGGTACTATGTGCACAAAGTGAAAGCATTTTGGGTGAAAGAATGATCTTGCAAATTCGAAACAGGCATTAGTatatattttcattttcatttttaagAAATAAAAAACCCATTGTGATTTCATCAGGAACATGCGTCAGCTCCTCCGTCAATACATGAAGTGGTAAGTAAGCTTAGACCTTAAAATTATCTCGGAATCTAAGACGGATCACACATTTGAGTTGATGCTATTAAGTGAATTTTGTTTGGCAAAACAATTTTTTTAACAAGATGGTTTATATTTGGAGGCTCTATTTATAAAAACACCAAAGATATATTACTGTATGTCCATCAGGCACCATTCTAGTTCCCAGATCAAGCAACCTCTTATGTTTGCCTAAGGCTGTTTTGTCTTCTATTAGTCCCTCCTTGCACCAAGCAAGCAGGCAAGAATCGGAAGCTGCTCAAGACTGATTACCAAATCAGCGACCTCCAAATTAGTTCCTGGTGTAAAAGAATATGGCTTTACATGCTGTACTTTTCAGATTAGAAAATGAAGAAATAACTACATGTCCCCAGGATTGAAAATCAGAAAACAAACTTTAAAGAAGCCTTAAAAAGACACTTGTGCTTTGACATCTTACTACTTGGAGAACAAAAGCATAAATATACGCTGTTGTAAGGCTCGGGCAGGGAAACAGGGAACTTCTTCACCACTCAGAGATGGGTATTCATCTCTATCCTTCCTGCAGATCATTGGGAACCACTTCATCAATCACCATGCAGCCTTAACCGCAGGTGTCCGGGATAGGGCTCTTATAAAAATCATCATCCATCTTGAGCACCCGCATGGAGGTGCAGATGCGCTGACATCGGACTTTTTCTTGTGCCAGTCTGACCACCCACGATCGCGAGCAGCGGCCAGCATGCACCCACCATCCTGGCCACAAATATGGAATTATGAAAATCCAGTTACCAAGAATCGGATTGAACCCAATTCATCACATGAAAATCAAATCGCCAGCAAGAATCCAGCAAACTAACAAACAATGAaggggaaaagagaaggggcagtacAACAGTTGCTACCTCAAATTGATTAGCTGCTCATCTCTTTCTTGCATAGACTCAAGACACTGAAAAATAACGACAACACAAAGAACTCACGTTGCTTCCACAAGTCCACGGGGAAGGTTTGGATCGAGGCGGTTGTGCGCCTCGGAAGAGGGAAATCCAAGAAGATGCGCAAAGCACGTTTGGTGGCGGCGCTCTTGCTGCTGGCGGTGGAGGAGGGAAGAATCAGGTGAAACCAAGCCGCGGTCGCCCTGCTGCCCAACAGGGGCGAGCTCCACCTCGATCGGCCACGGCCTCCGCGTGCGCCCCTTAAGCCATAGCTGATGACCGATGGGGGAGGGCCTCGTCGGGAAGAGAACGGAGATGGGGCAGGGGCCTTTTCCTGTATGCAAGAAAAGGCAAAGACAAGAAATCTCAGAGGTTAGAAGCCGGGAAACAGGCGAATGAGGCCAGCGGCGCTGACGGCCGGCAATCGATTTTTCTGGACGGTGAACTCATCCCCACCTTGGCTGTGGCCACCatagtaactcccgtgtgccgtctTTTCTGTGTGCACCTCCACCTCAGCCACACGGAGAGAGACATGGGGTGATGCCGGGTTCTCCGGCCAGGCATGCGTCGTTGATGAGGTCTGGTGTGGCGGGATTTTGAAGACACTGAGGTAGACATGTCGATGTGAAGCCTTTTTATAGCCCTGTACATGGGGTGAAGCGATGGCACGCGGCAGACGTTGGAAAGGTAGCGAAGCCCTGGGCGACGGGTGTTGCTTCTGGAGTTCTGAGATCCTACGTGAGTCTTCTAGAGCTAGTAAGTGGAAACCAAAGAGACACATGGTCAAAGGGTAGAGACCAACCAAAGCGGTGGAGTCCAAAAAAAATTAAAACGTGTGGTAACGTGCAGACTGCTCTATCTACCACACAATTAAAAAACCA
Above is a window of Triticum dicoccoides isolate Atlit2015 ecotype Zavitan chromosome 5B, WEW_v2.0, whole genome shotgun sequence DNA encoding:
- the LOC119309665 gene encoding uncharacterized protein LOC119309665; its protein translation is MCLFGFHLLALEDSRRISELQKQHPSPRASLPFQRLPRAIASPHVQGYKKASHRHVYLSVFKIPPHQTSSTTHAWPENPASPHVSLRVAEVEVHTEKTAHGSYYGGHSQGKGPCPISVLFPTRPSPIGHQLWLKGRTRRPWPIEVELAPVGQQGDRGLVSPDSSLLHRQQQERRHQTCFAHLLGFPSSEAHNRLDPNLPRGLVEATMVGACWPLLAIVGGQTGTRKSPMSAHLHLHAGAQDG